One window from the genome of Kaistella carnis encodes:
- a CDS encoding N-acetylmuramoyl-L-alanine amidase, protein MRKSLAIISLSFIIISCGTQKNVQKVAAKPTAPKIAPAKPVIPVAKPKIDREHGVDFYRENIADASKNDNTISYGSIVSANPAGYKVVKTYFPSVGQNFRQKYIILHYTALDDDKSVNVLTQQSVSAHYLVNNLADNEIYQLVDENKRAYHAGISAWRKDKMLNDTSIGIEIVNAGYTTNADGNKIFPDFPEEQVEKVAALVKDLSRRYMIAPTNILGHSDIAPTRKQDPGPKFPWKKLYDEYQIGMWYDEATKMNFYNTAVLEDYTMQMTVPSFVFKIQTALKDFGYDLNPTGVYDDATKKTIETFQYHFRPQNYSGMMDAETWAILQALNLKYPNK, encoded by the coding sequence ATGCGTAAATCCTTAGCTATCATATCCTTAAGTTTTATAATTATTTCTTGTGGAACGCAAAAAAATGTTCAAAAAGTTGCAGCAAAACCTACAGCTCCAAAAATTGCACCTGCAAAACCGGTAATTCCGGTAGCAAAACCTAAAATTGATCGGGAGCATGGAGTCGATTTTTATCGTGAAAATATTGCCGATGCTTCAAAAAATGATAATACCATCAGCTACGGATCTATTGTAAGTGCAAATCCGGCAGGTTATAAAGTGGTGAAAACTTATTTTCCATCGGTTGGACAAAACTTTCGTCAGAAATATATTATTCTGCATTACACGGCTTTAGATGACGACAAATCTGTGAATGTTCTTACACAACAGTCGGTGAGTGCTCATTATCTGGTTAATAATTTAGCTGATAACGAAATTTATCAACTTGTTGATGAGAATAAAAGAGCCTATCATGCAGGTATTAGTGCCTGGAGAAAAGATAAGATGCTGAATGATACTTCCATAGGAATAGAGATCGTTAATGCAGGTTATACGACCAATGCAGACGGCAATAAAATTTTTCCTGACTTTCCGGAAGAGCAGGTAGAGAAAGTTGCAGCTCTGGTAAAAGATTTGTCTAGAAGATATATGATTGCACCCACCAATATTTTAGGTCACTCCGATATTGCGCCGACCAGAAAACAGGATCCGGGACCAAAATTCCCCTGGAAAAAGTTATATGATGAATATCAGATAGGAATGTGGTATGATGAAGCTACAAAGATGAACTTTTACAATACTGCAGTTTTAGAAGATTACACCATGCAAATGACCGTACCTTCTTTTGTATTTAAGATTCAGACGGCTTTAAAAGATTTTGGGTACGATCTTAACCCAACCGGTGTTTATGATGATGCCACCAAGAAAACAATTGAGACTTTTCAGTATCACTTCCGACCTCAAAATTATTCCGGAATGATGGATGCAGAAACTTGGGCAATATTACAGGCTTTAAACCTAAAGTATCCAAATAAATAA
- the aspA gene encoding aspartate ammonia-lyase — translation MENFRNESDLLGTLPVPVNAYYGVQTQRAIDNFKISGQKLSSYPHLIRALAIVKKAAAKTNYELGLLEEPLYQKIAEVCDEILAGQFHEEFPIDMIQGGAGTSVNMNANEVIANRVLEKLGKEKGDYQYCSPNDHVNLSQSTNDAYPTSLKMALLSMNEELVEKLKKIVEAFRDKGKEFSSVIKMGRTQLQDAVPMSLGQEFEAFAATLEEDISKLNANANLFVEINMGATAIGTGLNAPVGYANLCAKNLAQLTGFSILSSPNLVEATPDTGSYVIYSSALKRLAVKLSKICNDLRLLSSGPRAGFFEINLPPMQPGSSIMPGKVNPVIPEVVNQVCYKVFGNDLTVTFAAEAGQLQLNVMEPVLSHAIMENINFLGNALDTLREKCIVGITANKDICLNMVRNSIGIVTALNPYIGYKNSTEIAKEALETGRSVYDLVLERGILSEERLNEILDPENMLKPHQPL, via the coding sequence ATGGAAAATTTCAGAAATGAAAGCGATTTGTTAGGTACTTTACCAGTGCCGGTAAATGCATATTATGGCGTTCAAACCCAGCGTGCCATTGATAATTTCAAAATTTCAGGACAAAAACTTTCTTCGTATCCACATTTAATCAGAGCTTTAGCAATTGTAAAAAAAGCGGCGGCAAAAACGAATTATGAACTGGGACTTTTAGAGGAACCATTGTATCAAAAAATTGCAGAAGTCTGCGACGAAATACTTGCCGGTCAATTTCATGAGGAGTTTCCGATTGATATGATTCAGGGCGGAGCCGGAACTTCTGTTAACATGAATGCCAACGAAGTTATTGCCAACAGGGTTTTAGAGAAATTAGGAAAAGAAAAAGGAGATTATCAATATTGTTCACCAAACGATCATGTTAATCTTTCCCAATCAACAAATGATGCGTATCCGACTTCCTTAAAAATGGCTTTACTGTCAATGAACGAGGAGTTGGTTGAAAAACTTAAAAAAATTGTAGAAGCTTTCCGTGATAAAGGAAAAGAATTTTCTTCGGTGATAAAAATGGGAAGAACGCAGTTACAGGATGCCGTACCGATGAGTTTAGGTCAGGAGTTTGAAGCCTTTGCAGCGACTTTGGAAGAAGATATTTCTAAGCTTAATGCCAATGCCAATCTTTTTGTGGAAATAAATATGGGCGCAACAGCTATCGGAACTGGTTTAAATGCACCGGTTGGATATGCGAACCTTTGTGCTAAAAACTTGGCTCAACTTACAGGTTTCTCTATTTTATCTTCTCCCAATTTAGTAGAGGCAACGCCGGATACAGGATCATACGTGATCTATTCTTCTGCGCTGAAAAGATTAGCCGTAAAATTATCTAAAATTTGTAATGATCTTCGTTTGCTTTCCTCCGGACCAAGAGCAGGTTTCTTTGAAATTAATCTTCCGCCAATGCAACCGGGATCTTCAATTATGCCGGGAAAAGTAAATCCTGTGATTCCAGAAGTGGTGAATCAGGTATGTTACAAAGTTTTTGGAAATGATCTAACGGTAACTTTCGCAGCTGAAGCCGGGCAATTACAGTTAAATGTAATGGAACCTGTTCTTTCGCATGCCATTATGGAAAATATTAATTTCCTCGGTAATGCTTTGGATACTTTAAGAGAAAAATGCATCGTTGGAATTACTGCAAATAAGGACATCTGCCTGAATATGGTAAGAAACAGCATCGGAATTGTTACAGCCCTTAATCCGTACATCGGGTACAAAAACTCTACGGAGATTGCTAAAGAAGCTTTAGAAACCGGAAGAAGTGTATATGATCTGGTATTGGAGCGCGGTATTCTTTCAGAAGAACGTTTAAACGAAATTCTGGATCCCGAAAACATGCTGAAACCGCATCAACCTCTTTAA